One part of the Osmerus mordax isolate fOsmMor3 chromosome 18, fOsmMor3.pri, whole genome shotgun sequence genome encodes these proteins:
- the ubp1 gene encoding upstream-binding protein 1 isoform X1 has translation MAWVLKMDDATIESGLVHDFDASLSGIGQELGAGAYSMSDVLALPIFKQEDSSLPPHSDTKNPPFQYVLCAATSPAVKLHDETLTYLNQGQSYEIRLLDNRKLGELPELNNKMVKSIVRVVFHDRRLQYTEHQQLEGWKWNRPGDRLLDIDIPMSVGIVEPKKNSSQLNAAEFLWDLNKRASVFVQVHCISTEFTPRKHGGEKGVPFRIQIDTFKQGDGGEYSEHLHSASCQIKVFKPKGADRKQKTDREKMEKRTAQEKEKYQPSYDTTILSEMRLEPIIEDAGDHELKKSSKRTLPADCGDSLAKRGSVSPASPLRPPATPSSLPPQLLCSPWPDAYISTNQAASPTFTSTPLSTYTASSIPDSGSSSPSHQAEPASQGSAEQLGPAASIQDTQKWLLKNRFNSYTRLFTHFSGSDLLKLTRDDLVQICGPADGIRLFNALKSRSVRPRLTVYVCQEALSESPLLERRCDSENGEHSNPSSSHVYHALYLEELTAAELIRKMACVCGLPLGQINQVYRHGPTGIHILLSDQMVYNLPDESCFLISTLKDELGEGLHLILK, from the exons ATGGCCTGGGTGCTGAAGATGGATGATGCGACCATCGAGTCGGGGCTGGTGCACGACTTCGATGCCAGCCTGTCTGGCATTGGGCAGGAGCTGGGGGCTGGCGCCTACAGTATGAG TGACGTGCTGGCACTGCCCATCTTCAAGCAGGAGGATTCCAGCCTGCCTCCCCACAGCGACACCAAGAACCCCCCGTTCCAGTACGTGCTCTGTGCTGCCACCTCGCCCGCCGTCAAACTGCACGATGAGACGCTCACTTACCTGAACCAag gcCAGTCCTATGAGATCCGCTTGTTggacaacaggaagttgggGGAGTTACCAGAACTCAACAACAAGATGGTGAAG AGCATTGTGAGGGTGGTGTTCCACGACCGCCGGCTGCAGTACACAGAGCACCAGCAGCTGGAGGGCTGGAAGTGGAATCGCCCCGGAGACCGTCTCCTAGACATCG acatCCCCATGTCAGTGGGCATCGTGGAGCCCAAGAAGAACTCATCTCAGCTCAACGCTGCCGAATTCCTCTGGGACCTCAACAAGAGAGCCTCTGTGTTTGTACAG GTGCACTGCATCAGCACAGAGTTCACTCCCAGGAAAcacgggggggagaagggggttcCCTTCAGGATCCAGATCGACACCTTCAAACAGGGAGATGGCGGAGAGTACTCTGAGcacctccactctgcctcctgCCAAATCAAAGTCTTCAag CCAAAGGGGGCGGACAGGAAGCAGAAGACTGAcagggagaagatggagaaaCGGACTgcacaggagaaggagaagtaCCAGCCCTCCTACGACACCACTATCCTATCAGAG ATGAGGCTGGAGCCCATCATTGAGGATGCAGGCGACCACGAGCTGAAGAAGTCGAGCAAGCGCACGCTCCCTGCCGACTGTGGGGACTCCCTCGCCAAGAGGGGCAGTGTAAGTCCCGCCTCTCCTCTCCGGCCACCTGCAACACCCAGCTCCCTACCCCCTCAACTACTT TGCTCTCCCTGGCCAGATGCCTACATCAGCACCAACCAGGCAGCTTCTCCTActttcacctccacccccctctccacctacaCTGCCTCATCAATACCAGACAG TGGCTCCTCGTCTCCCAGTCACCAGGCTGAGCCTGCCAGCCAGGGCAGCGCGGAG CAGCTGGGTCCTGCCGCCTCCATCCAGGACACGCAGAAGTGGCTCCTCAAGAACCGCTTCAACTCCTACACCAGACTATTCACACACTTCTcag gTTCTGATTTGTTGAAGTTGACCCGGGACGACTTGGTCCAGATCTGTGGACCTGCAGACGGGATCAGACTCTTTAATGCACTtaaatccag gtccgtGCGCCCCAGGTTGACGGTGTACGTGTGTCAGGAGGCCCTCAGCGAgagccccctgctggagaggagatgcGACAGCGAAAACGGAGAACACAGCAACCCCTCCAGCTCACATG TGTACCACGCGTTGTACCTGGAGGAACTGACTGCTGCTGAGCTCATCCGTaagatggcgtgtgtgtgcggccTGCCTCTGGGACAGATCAACCAGGTTTACCGACACGGGCCCACAGGCATACACATCCTTCTGAGTGACCAG ATGGTTTACAACTTACCCGACGAGAGCTGTTTTTTGATCAGCACGCTCAAAG acgAGTTGGGGGAGGGTCTTCACCTGATCCTCAAGTAG
- the ubp1 gene encoding upstream-binding protein 1 isoform X2, with amino-acid sequence MAWVLKMDDATIESGLVHDFDASLSGIGQELGAGAYSMSDVLALPIFKQEDSSLPPHSDTKNPPFQYVLCAATSPAVKLHDETLTYLNQGQSYEIRLLDNRKLGELPELNNKMVKSIVRVVFHDRRLQYTEHQQLEGWKWNRPGDRLLDIDIPMSVGIVEPKKNSSQLNAAEFLWDLNKRASVFVQVHCISTEFTPRKHGGEKGVPFRIQIDTFKQGDGGEYSEHLHSASCQIKVFKPKGADRKQKTDREKMEKRTAQEKEKYQPSYDTTILSEMRLEPIIEDAGDHELKKSSKRTLPADCGDSLAKRGSCSPWPDAYISTNQAASPTFTSTPLSTYTASSIPDSGSSSPSHQAEPASQGSAEQLGPAASIQDTQKWLLKNRFNSYTRLFTHFSGSDLLKLTRDDLVQICGPADGIRLFNALKSRSVRPRLTVYVCQEALSESPLLERRCDSENGEHSNPSSSHVYHALYLEELTAAELIRKMACVCGLPLGQINQVYRHGPTGIHILLSDQMVYNLPDESCFLISTLKDELGEGLHLILK; translated from the exons ATGGCCTGGGTGCTGAAGATGGATGATGCGACCATCGAGTCGGGGCTGGTGCACGACTTCGATGCCAGCCTGTCTGGCATTGGGCAGGAGCTGGGGGCTGGCGCCTACAGTATGAG TGACGTGCTGGCACTGCCCATCTTCAAGCAGGAGGATTCCAGCCTGCCTCCCCACAGCGACACCAAGAACCCCCCGTTCCAGTACGTGCTCTGTGCTGCCACCTCGCCCGCCGTCAAACTGCACGATGAGACGCTCACTTACCTGAACCAag gcCAGTCCTATGAGATCCGCTTGTTggacaacaggaagttgggGGAGTTACCAGAACTCAACAACAAGATGGTGAAG AGCATTGTGAGGGTGGTGTTCCACGACCGCCGGCTGCAGTACACAGAGCACCAGCAGCTGGAGGGCTGGAAGTGGAATCGCCCCGGAGACCGTCTCCTAGACATCG acatCCCCATGTCAGTGGGCATCGTGGAGCCCAAGAAGAACTCATCTCAGCTCAACGCTGCCGAATTCCTCTGGGACCTCAACAAGAGAGCCTCTGTGTTTGTACAG GTGCACTGCATCAGCACAGAGTTCACTCCCAGGAAAcacgggggggagaagggggttcCCTTCAGGATCCAGATCGACACCTTCAAACAGGGAGATGGCGGAGAGTACTCTGAGcacctccactctgcctcctgCCAAATCAAAGTCTTCAag CCAAAGGGGGCGGACAGGAAGCAGAAGACTGAcagggagaagatggagaaaCGGACTgcacaggagaaggagaagtaCCAGCCCTCCTACGACACCACTATCCTATCAGAG ATGAGGCTGGAGCCCATCATTGAGGATGCAGGCGACCACGAGCTGAAGAAGTCGAGCAAGCGCACGCTCCCTGCCGACTGTGGGGACTCCCTCGCCAAGAGGGGCAGT TGCTCTCCCTGGCCAGATGCCTACATCAGCACCAACCAGGCAGCTTCTCCTActttcacctccacccccctctccacctacaCTGCCTCATCAATACCAGACAG TGGCTCCTCGTCTCCCAGTCACCAGGCTGAGCCTGCCAGCCAGGGCAGCGCGGAG CAGCTGGGTCCTGCCGCCTCCATCCAGGACACGCAGAAGTGGCTCCTCAAGAACCGCTTCAACTCCTACACCAGACTATTCACACACTTCTcag gTTCTGATTTGTTGAAGTTGACCCGGGACGACTTGGTCCAGATCTGTGGACCTGCAGACGGGATCAGACTCTTTAATGCACTtaaatccag gtccgtGCGCCCCAGGTTGACGGTGTACGTGTGTCAGGAGGCCCTCAGCGAgagccccctgctggagaggagatgcGACAGCGAAAACGGAGAACACAGCAACCCCTCCAGCTCACATG TGTACCACGCGTTGTACCTGGAGGAACTGACTGCTGCTGAGCTCATCCGTaagatggcgtgtgtgtgcggccTGCCTCTGGGACAGATCAACCAGGTTTACCGACACGGGCCCACAGGCATACACATCCTTCTGAGTGACCAG ATGGTTTACAACTTACCCGACGAGAGCTGTTTTTTGATCAGCACGCTCAAAG acgAGTTGGGGGAGGGTCTTCACCTGATCCTCAAGTAG